The following are from one region of the Halomonas qaidamensis genome:
- a CDS encoding LysE family transporter, producing MSLSLWLAFVVAAGVIAITPGPGSILVLSTGLRYRYSFVFRALLGLELALLVHLGIVALGLGALLTASSTAFLVMKIIGAVYLVWLGIQKWRASVEPIDTSQFHIAANRQLFRQGLLVNLTNPKAVIFIAALVPQFINANAPQLPQYLIIGATMVGVDVFIMTAYALLAGRFRNWFQDTRMLRLQNRVFGGIFVSAGTLLAVSSR from the coding sequence ATGAGTTTAAGCCTTTGGCTTGCTTTTGTGGTTGCTGCTGGGGTTATTGCAATTACCCCAGGCCCTGGGTCTATTCTTGTGTTATCAACTGGCCTACGCTATCGTTACTCTTTTGTTTTTAGAGCACTTTTGGGCTTAGAACTTGCCTTGTTGGTTCACCTTGGTATTGTCGCACTCGGGCTGGGCGCTTTACTGACGGCTTCGAGTACCGCCTTTCTTGTGATGAAGATCATCGGCGCAGTTTACCTAGTCTGGCTGGGCATTCAAAAATGGCGAGCTAGCGTTGAGCCGATTGATACAAGCCAGTTCCACATTGCCGCCAACAGACAGCTGTTTCGCCAAGGCTTGCTCGTCAACCTAACTAATCCCAAGGCCGTCATCTTTATTGCTGCTTTAGTGCCACAGTTCATCAACGCCAATGCCCCTCAACTACCACAGTATCTGATCATTGGCGCAACCATGGTAGGGGTGGATGTTTTCATAATGACGGCCTATGCCTTGCTGGCTGGTCGGTTTCGTAACTGGTTTCAAGATACTCGGATGTTGCGCTTACAGAACCGTGTTTTTGGCGGAATATTCGTATCTGCCGGAACATTGCTGGCTGTGTCATCTCGCTAA
- a CDS encoding peptidoglycan-binding domain-containing protein produces the protein MRHLLLFLFAFLPLMMGCDNMRPTPITSELLHLSVAELVGKIDSALSRLEYSNGKVGVNLGRVGMRMELRTLQSCLEQLDYFDGPRLGILDDKTVAAIERYLANRDSLL, from the coding sequence ATGCGTCACTTGTTATTGTTTTTATTTGCTTTCTTACCCTTGATGATGGGCTGCGACAATATGCGTCCAACCCCTATAACCTCCGAACTATTACATTTAAGTGTTGCTGAGCTAGTTGGGAAAATAGACAGTGCTTTAAGTCGGCTTGAGTACAGTAATGGTAAGGTGGGGGTTAACCTGGGGCGCGTAGGCATGCGTATGGAATTGCGTACGTTACAGTCTTGTTTAGAGCAATTAGACTATTTTGACGGACCGCGTTTGGGTATTCTTGATGATAAGACGGTTGCTGCTATTGAGCGCTATCTAGCTAATCGGGACAGCCTGTTGTAG
- a CDS encoding alanine/glycine:cation symporter family protein, translating to MHSLLTRIIAIAVLFGFSSQAFAQSGGLDEAISRVFEPIATPIVNVIFYSVPIGGVQFPLIVGWLVICGLVATLFFKFVQFRGFKHAIDLVRGCYSKPGDAGEVSHFQALTTALSGTVGLGNIAGVAVAVSIGGAGATFWMILAGLLGMASKFTECILGQKYRNELPDGRVSGGPMYYLERGLREERNLGGLGKFFATVFAICCIGGALGGGNMFQANQAYSQIVNVTGGAESFWVGKGWLFGLIMAVVVGSVIIGGIKSIGRVTEKLIPTMAGLYFIAGLVIIAVNIDMVGWAFGEIFRGAFTGEGVVGGVLGALIQGFRRAAFSNEAGIGSAAIAHSAARTSEPVSEGFVALLEPFIDTVVICTMTALVIIISGALLTDLTGVELTSAAYATVLPWFPIVLAIAVVLFALSTMFAWSYYGLKSWTYLVGEGKAKENAYNFVFCLFIIIGASMSLGPVIDFSDSMLFAMAIPNIIGIYLLMPVVKREVNKYWAKIESGEIEKVK from the coding sequence ATGCATAGTCTACTAACCCGCATAATTGCGATTGCAGTACTTTTTGGTTTTTCCTCTCAAGCTTTTGCTCAAAGTGGTGGTTTGGATGAAGCAATTAGTCGTGTTTTCGAACCTATTGCTACCCCTATTGTAAATGTTATTTTTTATTCGGTACCTATCGGCGGTGTGCAATTTCCGCTTATCGTAGGGTGGCTAGTTATTTGTGGTCTTGTTGCAACTTTATTTTTTAAATTCGTTCAGTTTAGGGGGTTTAAACACGCCATTGACTTGGTACGCGGCTGTTACTCTAAACCAGGAGATGCAGGAGAGGTATCCCACTTTCAGGCGCTGACTACGGCGTTGTCTGGTACGGTTGGGCTAGGAAATATTGCGGGTGTTGCTGTTGCTGTTTCTATTGGTGGAGCGGGTGCAACTTTCTGGATGATTCTCGCGGGCCTGCTGGGAATGGCATCTAAATTTACCGAATGCATACTTGGCCAGAAATACCGAAACGAACTACCTGATGGCAGAGTTTCTGGCGGTCCAATGTATTATTTAGAGCGTGGCCTGCGAGAAGAACGTAATCTAGGGGGTTTGGGAAAGTTCTTTGCGACTGTTTTCGCTATTTGTTGTATTGGTGGTGCGCTAGGTGGCGGCAATATGTTTCAGGCCAACCAAGCTTATTCTCAAATTGTTAATGTTACCGGTGGTGCTGAGAGCTTCTGGGTTGGTAAAGGCTGGTTGTTTGGTTTAATTATGGCAGTCGTTGTTGGAAGTGTCATTATTGGCGGTATCAAATCTATTGGCCGTGTTACCGAAAAGCTGATTCCTACTATGGCTGGCCTCTATTTTATTGCTGGTCTTGTTATTATCGCTGTCAATATTGATATGGTTGGATGGGCTTTTGGTGAAATTTTCCGCGGAGCTTTCACGGGTGAAGGTGTCGTTGGTGGTGTTCTGGGCGCTTTAATACAAGGTTTCAGAAGGGCTGCTTTTTCAAACGAAGCAGGTATAGGTTCAGCAGCGATTGCTCACTCCGCAGCTCGTACTAGTGAGCCAGTGTCTGAAGGCTTTGTTGCCCTACTTGAGCCATTTATCGATACCGTTGTGATCTGCACAATGACCGCGCTTGTGATTATTATTTCTGGTGCGTTGTTAACTGACTTAACGGGAGTTGAATTGACCTCAGCAGCTTATGCGACTGTCCTGCCATGGTTCCCGATAGTTCTAGCGATTGCGGTCGTTTTGTTTGCACTTTCAACCATGTTTGCATGGTCTTACTATGGTCTAAAAAGCTGGACTTATTTGGTTGGCGAAGGTAAGGCTAAAGAGAATGCCTACAATTTCGTTTTCTGCTTATTTATCATTATTGGTGCCAGCATGAGTTTGGGGCCTGTGATCGACTTCTCGGATTCTATGCTGTTCGCGATGGCTATTCCAAATATCATTGGTATTTATCTATTAATGCCTGTTGTTAAGCGTGAGGTGAATAAGTATTGGGCTAAAATAGAAAGTGGTGAAATCGAAAAAGTAAAATAA
- a CDS encoding universal stress protein, translated as MKKLLYSNSRQNYCGLKASDKNQLWSFTGGCQTVFIGCWFYVRYSFIKKRILGKKMVKTFIVGFDGTDACQRAVDFAVACAKHQSAEVHLVHVLEWSPYKFMSSEEMRERHERKQQEVASAEKFIKPIVEKMRKDGVKITSEVQHGNPTEIICRISKNKPDSQIFVGRKGASKLTKLLVGSVGMSLIQSSPVPVTIVP; from the coding sequence TTGAAAAAACTGCTTTACAGTAATTCTAGGCAGAATTATTGTGGTTTAAAGGCCAGCGATAAAAATCAACTATGGTCTTTTACGGGAGGATGCCAGACTGTCTTTATTGGCTGCTGGTTTTATGTCAGGTATTCCTTTATTAAAAAAAGAATATTAGGAAAGAAAATGGTAAAGACTTTTATTGTCGGCTTCGATGGCACAGATGCATGTCAGCGTGCTGTAGACTTTGCAGTAGCCTGTGCTAAACATCAATCTGCTGAAGTGCATCTTGTGCATGTTTTGGAGTGGTCTCCTTATAAATTTATGTCTAGCGAAGAAATGCGCGAACGCCACGAACGTAAGCAACAAGAAGTGGCTAGTGCAGAAAAGTTTATCAAGCCAATTGTCGAAAAGATGCGTAAAGATGGTGTTAAGATTACCAGTGAAGTTCAGCATGGTAATCCTACCGAAATTATATGTAGAATTTCAAAGAATAAACCAGATTCGCAGATTTTTGTTGGTCGTAAGGGAGCTTCTAAGCTAACTAAGTTATTGGTGGGAAGTGTTGGTATGTCGTTGATTCAGAGTTCACCGGTACCAGTTACTATTGTACCCTAA
- a CDS encoding META domain-containing protein: protein MLAGVATALLISACSSSPEQESTTAPESMSLSGAIVDQRWNLLLIGTDERVSLPDTPFFKIERDGSVSGSDGCNRFTGSVELGENQRIEFSQLASTRMACPNMEDAKRVTDMLDTAYRYLIDHDRLVFFGPDSRVLGGWREAN, encoded by the coding sequence ATGCTAGCCGGTGTCGCTACCGCGCTACTGATCAGTGCGTGTAGCAGTTCACCAGAGCAAGAGAGTACAACAGCGCCGGAAAGCATGTCGCTATCAGGCGCGATAGTCGATCAGCGTTGGAATTTACTGCTAATAGGTACCGATGAGCGGGTATCGTTACCCGATACGCCATTCTTTAAAATTGAACGCGACGGCAGCGTGAGCGGTTCGGATGGTTGTAACCGATTTACCGGCAGTGTGGAGTTGGGTGAAAACCAACGTATCGAGTTTAGCCAGCTCGCCTCGACACGCATGGCTTGCCCCAATATGGAAGATGCCAAGCGGGTAACCGACATGCTCGATACGGCCTACCGCTACCTGATTGACCACGACAGGCTGGTATTTTTTGGACCAGATAGCCGTGTATTAGGCGGCTGGCGCGAAGCCAACTAA
- the gloA gene encoding lactoylglutathione lyase → MQFLHTMVRVSDLDVSLNFYCDLLGLKEVRRKENEKGRFTLVFLAAPEDEARSERLTAPELELTYNWDPEEYSGGRNFGHLAYRVDDLYALCKKLQDNGVTINRPPRDGHMAFVRSPDGISVELLQKGDALPPQEPWVTMENSGSW, encoded by the coding sequence ATGCAGTTTTTGCATACTATGGTGCGGGTGAGCGACCTAGACGTGTCGCTAAATTTTTACTGCGATCTCTTAGGCTTAAAAGAAGTACGCCGTAAAGAAAACGAAAAAGGCCGTTTCACCTTGGTCTTTCTCGCTGCCCCAGAAGATGAAGCGCGCTCTGAACGCTTAACCGCACCAGAGCTTGAACTGACCTATAATTGGGATCCGGAAGAGTATAGCGGTGGGCGCAATTTCGGCCACCTAGCTTACCGAGTTGACGATCTCTATGCGTTATGCAAAAAGCTTCAAGATAATGGGGTCACTATTAACCGTCCGCCGCGGGATGGTCATATGGCATTTGTGAGGTCGCCCGACGGTATTTCTGTTGAGCTGCTGCAAAAAGGCGATGCGTTGCCGCCTCAGGAACCATGGGTGACAATGGAAAATAGCGGAAGCTGGTAA
- a CDS encoding DUF411 domain-containing protein, giving the protein MSKNRLTKRLVASFFAAYSLNALAAPTVDVHSDPNCGCCSDWVSHLEEAGFEVNHQRDGDLRSIKMANGVPPELASCHTALIDGYVIEGHVPASDIKRLLEEQPEVVGLTVPGMPHGSPGMETGRVDDYAVLSWSRSNSTPEIFSDYTQK; this is encoded by the coding sequence ATGTCAAAAAATCGTCTAACTAAGCGTCTGGTAGCCAGTTTTTTTGCTGCGTATTCACTCAACGCATTAGCAGCGCCCACTGTTGATGTGCACAGCGACCCTAACTGTGGTTGTTGCAGCGACTGGGTGAGTCATCTCGAAGAGGCTGGGTTTGAAGTGAATCATCAGCGAGATGGCGATCTAAGATCTATTAAAATGGCTAATGGCGTTCCACCAGAACTAGCTTCTTGCCACACAGCCTTGATTGATGGCTATGTCATTGAAGGCCATGTGCCCGCATCCGATATCAAGCGACTGCTGGAAGAGCAACCAGAGGTGGTTGGGCTAACGGTGCCAGGCATGCCGCATGGTTCTCCAGGCATGGAGACAGGCCGAGTGGATGATTATGCTGTGCTCAGTTGGAGCCGAAGTAACAGCACGCCCGAAATTTTTAGCGACTACACCCAGAAATAA
- a CDS encoding metal-dependent hydrolase, which yields MDSITQATLGAAIGGAVLGKRLGRKAVFIGALLGTLPDLDVVLDYGDAVANVTEHRGFSHSLFVLTGLATVLALLCHRFAPARDISLGRWWCFFALILITHPLLDSLTTYGTQLFWPLDMPPAAWPIVFIIDPFYTLPLLLALIIAIATKKVRKACTIGLAISSLYLLLAAGTKWSIEQRLAPALADAGLQAAPILIQPTPFNIALWRATVIDGDRYFESLISVFDGQREPIFEPIKRNVALEESALAEPLGQRLVWFTGPFLRYDTQWVDGQETLIATDIRLGFPGFHPFSFTLATRDGDLWQPVEISEEVDTSRGLRFATLSRLAVRATGNVTALCASDFIEPHWRFEPFLYRC from the coding sequence GTGGATTCAATTACACAAGCTACTCTTGGGGCTGCCATTGGGGGTGCGGTGCTAGGTAAACGACTGGGCCGCAAAGCCGTGTTTATTGGCGCGCTGCTTGGCACACTGCCGGACCTAGACGTTGTGCTCGACTATGGCGATGCTGTGGCCAATGTGACAGAGCATCGCGGTTTTAGCCACTCGCTGTTTGTGCTAACCGGCTTAGCTACCGTCTTGGCACTGCTGTGTCATCGTTTTGCGCCTGCTCGGGATATATCCTTGGGAAGATGGTGGTGCTTTTTTGCGCTCATTTTGATCACCCACCCGCTACTGGATTCACTGACCACCTACGGCACACAGTTGTTCTGGCCGCTCGATATGCCACCTGCAGCGTGGCCTATCGTGTTTATTATCGATCCTTTTTATACCCTGCCACTATTGTTAGCACTGATTATCGCCATTGCCACAAAAAAAGTACGTAAGGCTTGTACGATCGGATTAGCAATATCCAGCCTATATTTGCTACTGGCAGCAGGCACAAAATGGAGCATTGAGCAGCGCTTAGCACCAGCATTAGCGGACGCTGGTTTGCAAGCAGCCCCTATATTGATTCAACCAACACCGTTTAATATTGCATTGTGGCGCGCCACTGTTATTGACGGAGATCGCTATTTTGAGAGTTTGATCAGCGTGTTTGATGGCCAGCGAGAGCCAATATTTGAGCCTATCAAACGCAACGTTGCACTGGAGGAAAGTGCCCTGGCAGAGCCGCTAGGACAACGGCTAGTATGGTTTACAGGTCCATTTCTGCGTTATGACACACAGTGGGTTGATGGCCAGGAAACGTTGATCGCCACGGATATTCGACTTGGCTTTCCCGGGTTTCATCCATTCAGTTTTACCCTGGCAACCCGGGATGGTGACCTTTGGCAACCAGTAGAGATTAGCGAAGAAGTAGACACATCACGCGGCCTTCGTTTTGCGACACTCTCCAGACTTGCTGTGAGAGCTACGGGCAATGTCACCGCACTATGCGCTAGCGACTTTATCGAACCCCACTGGCGTTTCGAGCCTTTCCTTTACCGCTGCTAA